AGGATAGCTGCCAGGCAGTTCGGCGCTGTTGCTGTCTTCGTCGCTGCCATGCGGCGCCGTGGCCACTTGCAGCGCCATCGGCTGCTGGCTGGTGTGCTGGATGATTTCCACCGATTCGTCGTGCACGCGCGCCACATTGCGGGCGCGGGCCGATGGGCGGCGCGGCTTGGCCGGCGTGTTGGGGGGCTGGAGTTCGTTGGCGGGGCTGTCTTCCGGGATTTTTTCAGACGTCATCTGCGCACCTATTCCATGCTGGAGTCATGGTTTCATGCTACGCCTGCCGCAAGCGGCTGTCGATGCCGCGCATTTCGCGCCGTCTGCTTGCATTTCGCGCCGGCTGGATGCGTTCTGTCGCATGACGGTGTTGTAATCGGTGTTGGGGTTTACATTCTGTTCATCAATCCTGAGCGAAGGGACACATGATGTGGAGCGTAGAAGCGCATGGCGTAGACAAGCATTATCGGCTGGACCAGGTGACGGTTCCCGCCCTGCTGGAGGTAGAGCTGGCGATTCGCCCGGCCTGCTTTACCGTGCTGGCGGGGCCATCCGGCAGCGGCAAGACCACCTTGTTGAATCTGATCGGCGGCATAGACCGGCCGGATAAGGGCAGCATCGCCATCGCCGGGCAGGACATCACCCAGCTCAAGGATGATGCCTTGAGCGATTTCCGCGCCCGGCATATCGGCTTCATCTTCCAGAATTTCAATCTGCTGCCGGTGCTGTCGGCCTATGAGAACGTCGAGTACCCATTGCTGTTGGCCAAGCTGCCGGCAAGCGAGCGCAAGGGCAGGGTGATGGAGTTGCTGGATGCCGTGGGGCTGGCCGACAAGGCCAGGCAGCGCCCGGGCCAGTTATCCGGCGGCCAGCGCCAACGGGTAGCCATCGCGCGCGCCTTGGCGCATCGGCCGTCGCTGGTGCTGGCCGATGAGCCGACCGCCAATCTGGACAGCCAGACCGGCGGCGCGATCTTGTCCTTGCTGCGCGCCCTGCAGCGCGAATATCAGCTGACGGTGGTGTTTTCCTCGCATGATCCGCAAGTGATCGCCGCCGCCGACGATCATTATCAAGTCCGCGACGGCCGAGTGGCCCGCGCGGCGCATCCCGCGCAAAAGGAGATGGCATGAGCACCGTGAAACTGGCTTGGCGCAATCTGTTGCGCAATCGCCGCCGCACCATCGCCACCTTGGGCACCATGGTGGTGGGCGTGACCGCCTTGCTGTTGTTCGGCGGCTATAACCGCACCGTGGAATATGGCCTGCAGACCAGCATGGTCCGCGCCGACGGCCATCTGGAAATCCAGCAGCGCGATTACTTCAACTACGGCGACGGCAATCCGGCGGCCTACGCCATCCGCGATTACCAGCGAGTCATGCGAACGGTGGCAAATGATCCGGTGCTGAAGCCCATGCTGACCGTGGTCACACCCTCGCTGTCCTTGGGCGGCATCGCCGGCCATTACGCCGCCGGCGCCTCGCGCACCGTGTTCGCCTCCGGCGTGGACGTGGCGGGGCAGAACCAGTTGCGGCAGTGGAATGACTACCACTTCGAGGACAAGAGCAAACCTTCGGCGCTGACCGGCACCAGCCAGGACAGCGTGGTGATAGGCAAGGGCCTTGCCCGAGTGTTGCAACTGTGCGAAAGCGGCAAAGAGGCGGATTGCGCGGGCCGGCCTGCCGCGGCCACCGATAAAAACAAGCCGGACATGCCGGCCGATATTCAGGCCCTGGCCGACGCCGCGCCGAAACCGGTCGCTGATCGCAGCCTGGAACTGCTGGCCGCCAGCGCCGGCGGCGCGCCCAATGTCGCCAAGCTGCAGGTGGCCAAGGTGAAGAGCATGGGCGTCAAGCAGCTGGACGATATGTTCATCAGCATGCATCTGGCAGCGGCGCAAAAGCTGGTGTACGGCGCTGAACCGCCGCGGGTCACCGCTATCTCCTTGCAGCTGCGGCATACCAGCCAGATCCCGGCGGCCAAGGCGCGGTTGAATCAGCTGTTCGCCGCTTCCTTGAAGGATCAGCCGCTGGTGGTGTACGACTTTACCCAACTGCAGCCGCAATACGGCCAGATTACCGGCATGTTCGGCACCATTTTTGGATTTTTGTCGGTGTTGATTGGCTGCGTGGCGCTGTTCACCATCGCCAATACCATGAATATGGTGGTGCTGGAGCGCACGGTGGAAATCGGCACCTTGCGCGCCATGGGTCTGCGCCGCCGCGGCATCCAGCGCATGTTCCTGTGCGAGGGCGTGATGCTGGGCGTGGCCGGCAGCGCGCTGGGCGTGCTCTCCGGCTTGATCTTCGCCTGGCTGATCAATCATGCCGGCCTGACCTGGCTGCCGCCAGGACAAGTGGACCCGTCGCCCATCTATGTCAGCTTGTGGGGCGAGGGGCGCTTGATAGGCAATACCGTGCTGGGCCTGGGGCTGATGGCCGCCGTGTCCGCCTGGTGGCCGGCCCGCCGCGCCGCCCGCGCCGTGATCGTCGATGCCTTGCGCCACGCCTGAGGAGATAAAAATGAAAGCAATGATGACAGCCGCCGCCCTGGCTTTGTTGAGCCAGCTGGCTCAGGCCGCGCCCGATGCGCAGCAGATACTGGCCGCGAGCGACGCGGTGCGCAATCCAGGCAAGCCTTTCGGCGTGATGGTGTCGCTGGTGGGATATAAGGACGGCAAGGAAAATGAGCGCAATTCGCTGGCGGTGTATTCCCGCGCCGACGCCAGCAGCGGCCAGTATCGCAGCCTGATTCGTTTCGTCAGCCCGGCGCGCGACGCCGGCAAGCTGATGCTGAAGAATGGCAACGATTTATGGTTTTACGACCCGGCCAGCAAGGCCAGCGTGCCGATCTCGCCGCAGCAGCGCCTGCTGGGCCAGGCGTCCAATGGCGACGTGATGACGGTGAACCTGGCGCTGGACTATGCGGCCAAGTTGGAGGGCGAAGAGGATATTCAGGACGGCGACCGCCAAACGCGCCGCTGCTACAAGCTGAAGCTGGCGGCGCGCAACGGCAGCGTCACCTACCACGCCATCGAGCTATGGCTGGACGTCAATGGCTACCGCAGCCGCAAGGCCAGGTTTTATTCCGAAAGTGGCAGTCTGCTGAAAACCGCCTACTACCGCGGCTATCAACAGGTATTGGGGCAGGAGCGTCCCACCGAGACCGTGATCATAGACGGGCTCAACCCCAAGTGGGTGACAGTGATGCGCAATAGCGATTTCGCCTGGCGCGAGGTGCCGGAAGCCTGGCTGCAGCGCGATTACCTGCCGCGATTCCGGGCGGAGTAAGCGATGCGAGCGATCTGGGCCTGGCCTTTGCTGTTGCTGGCCGCCGCGGCATGGGCGGATGATGACGCCGCGGCGCTGCAATTGGCCGATCATGCCGATCTCACCGCGGAAAAACCGCGCGATTGGAAGCTGTTGCTCGAGGCCGCGGCGGTGGCGATGCCTTCTCGGCCAGGTTCCCAGCGCTTGTCGGCAGACTACCGTTGGGACGGGCGTCTGAGCGCCGATTGGCGCGGGGTATTCTCCGATCGGCTGGACCAAAGCTTTGCCGATTCGCTCGAGCGCAGCCATGGCGTCAATACGCTGCGCGAAGCGTATCTCAGCCATGAATTCGGCAGCGACAATATAGTGGATGCCGGCCGGATCAACACCCGCTACGGTGTGGGGTTGGGTTACAACCCCACCGATTTTCTGGGCGAGGGCGCGGTGCGCTCGGTGGTGTCGGCCGACCAGGAAAGCTTGCGCGAAAACCGGCTGGGCAATGCCATGCTGCGTTGGCAAAAGCTGTGGGACGCCGCATCGCTGACCGCCATCTGGTCGCCCAAGCTGGCGGATGCGCCCAGCGGCAACGGCTTGAGCCTGGATTGGGGGGCGAGCAATCCAAGAGAAAGGATGCTGCTGGCCTTCAGCTATCGTTTTTCCGAAAGCTGGAACCCGCAGTGGCTGCTGTTCCGCCAGCGGGGCGGCTCGCCGCAGCTGGGTTTCAATCTCAGCCATGTGCTGAGCGATTCCACCGTCGGCTACGTGGAATGGGCGGGCGGAAAAACGGATA
The Chromobacterium sp. IIBBL 290-4 DNA segment above includes these coding regions:
- a CDS encoding ABC transporter ATP-binding protein, whose translation is MMWSVEAHGVDKHYRLDQVTVPALLEVELAIRPACFTVLAGPSGSGKTTLLNLIGGIDRPDKGSIAIAGQDITQLKDDALSDFRARHIGFIFQNFNLLPVLSAYENVEYPLLLAKLPASERKGRVMELLDAVGLADKARQRPGQLSGGQRQRVAIARALAHRPSLVLADEPTANLDSQTGGAILSLLRALQREYQLTVVFSSHDPQVIAAADDHYQVRDGRVARAAHPAQKEMA
- a CDS encoding ABC transporter permease, with protein sequence MSTVKLAWRNLLRNRRRTIATLGTMVVGVTALLLFGGYNRTVEYGLQTSMVRADGHLEIQQRDYFNYGDGNPAAYAIRDYQRVMRTVANDPVLKPMLTVVTPSLSLGGIAGHYAAGASRTVFASGVDVAGQNQLRQWNDYHFEDKSKPSALTGTSQDSVVIGKGLARVLQLCESGKEADCAGRPAAATDKNKPDMPADIQALADAAPKPVADRSLELLAASAGGAPNVAKLQVAKVKSMGVKQLDDMFISMHLAAAQKLVYGAEPPRVTAISLQLRHTSQIPAAKARLNQLFAASLKDQPLVVYDFTQLQPQYGQITGMFGTIFGFLSVLIGCVALFTIANTMNMVVLERTVEIGTLRAMGLRRRGIQRMFLCEGVMLGVAGSALGVLSGLIFAWLINHAGLTWLPPGQVDPSPIYVSLWGEGRLIGNTVLGLGLMAAVSAWWPARRAARAVIVDALRHA
- a CDS encoding outer membrane lipoprotein-sorting protein; the protein is MKAMMTAAALALLSQLAQAAPDAQQILAASDAVRNPGKPFGVMVSLVGYKDGKENERNSLAVYSRADASSGQYRSLIRFVSPARDAGKLMLKNGNDLWFYDPASKASVPISPQQRLLGQASNGDVMTVNLALDYAAKLEGEEDIQDGDRQTRRCYKLKLAARNGSVTYHAIELWLDVNGYRSRKARFYSESGSLLKTAYYRGYQQVLGQERPTETVIIDGLNPKWVTVMRNSDFAWREVPEAWLQRDYLPRFRAE